One genomic window of Acidovorax radicis includes the following:
- a CDS encoding L,D-transpeptidase family protein — MLMHGPAARRRIAGSVLALAALLQATPVLPQGARGHRASKVVAAAATAVPAPPALRDGQAETRLMAVYQLVAAGRSREALVQAESLARDYPNFQLAQLAVGDLLMSRTRPVPTPRTLGTMPPVPDGVPGLQAATTLEELRTEWRQRLEAQRSRPPAHSVPAHFLELSTRSRHAIAVDASRSRLYLFENTAQGLRLVADYYASVGKLGIEKVVEGDQRTPLGVYFITSRLDPATLKDFYGAGALPINYPNPLDQSRGKTGSGIWLHGTPPEQFSRAPLASDGCLVLANPDLERILRTVEPRSTPVVIARQLQWVQPHSIQAERKSFDAVLNAWRNAKTEGDMKRLLGFYAPDFQSYRQKPLNEWSQVLQAETRALKGRELQLKDRSYLRWTDSADTMVVTFGEVAEGARTGPVKRQYWTRRGQQWQIFFEGVIG; from the coding sequence ATGTTGATGCATGGGCCCGCTGCGCGCCGCCGAATTGCAGGCAGCGTCCTGGCATTGGCAGCCCTGCTGCAGGCGACGCCCGTCTTGCCCCAGGGCGCGCGAGGGCATCGCGCCAGCAAGGTGGTTGCAGCTGCAGCTACAGCAGTGCCTGCCCCGCCTGCGCTGCGCGACGGCCAAGCCGAAACCCGCCTGATGGCGGTCTATCAGCTGGTGGCCGCAGGCCGTAGCCGCGAGGCCCTGGTGCAGGCCGAAAGCCTGGCACGCGACTACCCCAACTTTCAACTGGCACAGCTGGCCGTGGGCGATCTGCTGATGTCGCGCACCCGCCCTGTGCCCACCCCGCGAACGCTGGGCACGATGCCACCCGTGCCCGATGGGGTCCCGGGCCTTCAGGCGGCCACGACACTGGAAGAGTTGCGCACCGAGTGGCGCCAGCGCCTGGAGGCCCAACGCAGCCGCCCGCCAGCGCACAGCGTGCCGGCGCACTTTCTGGAGCTGTCAACGCGTTCGCGCCACGCCATTGCGGTGGATGCATCGCGCTCACGGCTGTATCTGTTCGAAAACACCGCCCAGGGCCTGCGGCTGGTGGCCGACTATTACGCGTCGGTGGGCAAGCTTGGCATAGAGAAGGTGGTGGAAGGCGACCAGCGCACGCCACTGGGCGTGTATTTCATTACGAGCCGCCTCGATCCCGCCACGCTCAAGGACTTTTACGGCGCTGGCGCCCTGCCCATCAACTACCCCAACCCACTGGACCAGAGCCGGGGCAAAACCGGCAGCGGCATCTGGCTGCACGGCACACCGCCCGAGCAGTTCTCGCGCGCACCGCTGGCGTCCGATGGGTGCCTGGTGCTGGCCAATCCCGACCTCGAACGCATTCTGCGCACGGTGGAGCCGCGCTCCACCCCCGTGGTCATTGCACGCCAGTTGCAATGGGTGCAGCCGCACAGTATTCAGGCCGAGCGCAAGTCGTTTGATGCCGTGCTCAACGCCTGGCGCAACGCCAAGACCGAGGGCGACATGAAGCGTTTGCTGGGCTTTTATGCCCCCGACTTTCAAAGCTATCGCCAAAAGCCGCTGAACGAGTGGTCCCAAGTGCTGCAGGCCGAGACCCGCGCGCTCAAGGGCCGGGAACTCCAGCTCAAGGACAGGTCTTACCTGCGGTGGACGGACTCGGCCGACACCATGGTGGTAACGTTCGGCGAAGTCGCCGAAGGCGCCCGTACCGGCCCCGTCAAGCGCCAGTACTGGACGCGGCGGGGCCAACAATGGCAGATATTTTTCGAAGGAGTGATTGGATGA
- a CDS encoding peptidylprolyl isomerase, which translates to MISRRNSTLALASIALAAMFSVAPVQAQDAPKVKLATSMGDIVVQLDAAKAPKTVENFLAYVKDKHYDGTIFHRVIDGFMIQGGGFTADMVQKPTKAPIALEASNGLKNDTYTIAMARTGNPNSATSQFFINVKDNAMLNAPSPDGHGYAVFGKVVQGTDVVDKIKAVATGNKGPYQNVPTAPVTINSATLVK; encoded by the coding sequence ATGATTTCCAGAAGAAATTCAACCCTGGCGCTTGCCAGTATTGCGCTAGCAGCTATGTTTTCCGTAGCACCCGTCCAGGCACAGGATGCCCCCAAGGTCAAGCTGGCCACCTCGATGGGAGACATCGTGGTGCAGCTGGATGCAGCCAAGGCGCCCAAAACGGTCGAGAACTTCCTCGCCTATGTCAAAGACAAACACTACGACGGCACGATTTTTCACCGCGTGATCGACGGCTTCATGATCCAGGGCGGTGGCTTCACCGCCGACATGGTGCAAAAGCCCACCAAGGCCCCTATCGCACTCGAAGCCAGCAACGGCCTCAAGAACGACACCTACACCATCGCCATGGCGCGCACGGGCAACCCCAACTCAGCGACCTCGCAGTTCTTCATCAACGTGAAGGACAACGCCATGCTCAACGCCCCCAGCCCTGACGGCCACGGCTATGCCGTGTTCGGCAAGGTGGTCCAGGGCACGGACGTGGTCGACAAGATCAAGGCCGTGGCCACGGGCAACAAAGGCCCGTACCAGAACGTGCCCACCGCGCCGGTCACCATCAACTCCGCCACCCTGGTGAAGTGA
- a CDS encoding peptidylprolyl isomerase — translation MSNPQVELHITGYGVITLELDADKAPKSTENFLAYVNKGHYNNTIFHRVIPGFMVQGGGFEPGMKQKNSDAPIENEAQNGLKNANYTVAMARTSDPHSATAQFFINVADNGFLNHTAPSAQGWGYAVFGKVVGGTDVVDKIKAVKTGRSGFHDDVPKEDVVIEKAVAL, via the coding sequence ATGAGCAACCCCCAAGTCGAACTGCACATCACCGGCTACGGTGTCATCACCCTCGAACTCGACGCCGACAAAGCCCCCAAGTCGACGGAGAACTTCCTGGCCTACGTGAACAAGGGCCACTACAACAACACCATCTTCCACCGCGTGATCCCTGGGTTCATGGTGCAAGGCGGTGGTTTTGAGCCCGGCATGAAGCAAAAGAACTCGGATGCGCCGATCGAGAACGAAGCCCAAAATGGCCTCAAGAACGCCAACTACACCGTGGCCATGGCCCGCACCAGCGACCCCCACTCGGCCACTGCACAGTTCTTTATCAACGTGGCCGACAACGGCTTCCTGAACCACACTGCCCCCTCGGCCCAGGGCTGGGGCTACGCCGTGTTTGGCAAGGTCGTCGGCGGCACCGATGTGGTGGACAAGATCAAGGCCGTGAAAACAGGCCGCTCGGGCTTCCATGACGACGTGCCCAAGGAAGACGTTGTGATCGAGAAGGCCGTGGCCCTTTGA
- a CDS encoding UDP-2,3-diacylglucosamine diphosphatase: MTDKITSAVTTTVPRFEELIAPSHWRTVDFISDLHLQAGEPTTVAAWQHYLQATDADALFILGDLFEVWVGDDAIQEPCSFEAQGCAALKAAAQRLPVYFMHGNRDFLAGPAFLAHCGITGLSDPTVLVFNSQRFVLSHGDLLCLDDVDYQRFRVQARSTEWQQHFLAQPLATRRAQARGIRQESEARKQSGVTYADVDGPAAIAWLQAAQAHTLIHGHTHRPGDHALAPGLQRVVLSDWDAAALPPRAETLRLSHAGLERLPLAPKYERS; the protein is encoded by the coding sequence ATGACTGACAAAATCACATCCGCCGTGACCACGACCGTGCCCCGGTTCGAGGAGCTCATCGCTCCCTCGCACTGGCGCACGGTCGATTTCATTTCGGACCTGCACCTGCAAGCCGGCGAGCCCACCACCGTGGCCGCGTGGCAGCACTACCTGCAGGCCACCGATGCCGACGCCCTTTTCATCCTGGGCGATCTGTTCGAGGTCTGGGTGGGCGACGATGCCATCCAGGAACCCTGCAGCTTCGAAGCCCAAGGCTGTGCAGCCCTGAAAGCAGCGGCGCAGCGTCTGCCGGTGTACTTCATGCATGGCAACCGCGACTTTCTGGCGGGGCCTGCGTTTCTGGCCCACTGCGGCATCACGGGCCTTTCAGACCCGACCGTGCTCGTCTTCAATAGCCAGCGCTTTGTGCTCAGCCATGGCGACCTGCTGTGCCTGGACGACGTGGACTACCAGCGCTTTCGCGTGCAAGCGCGCAGCACCGAGTGGCAACAGCACTTTCTCGCCCAGCCCCTGGCCACGCGCCGCGCGCAGGCACGCGGCATCCGCCAGGAGAGCGAGGCGCGCAAACAGTCGGGCGTCACCTATGCCGACGTGGACGGCCCAGCCGCCATCGCCTGGCTGCAGGCGGCCCAGGCGCATACGCTCATCCACGGCCACACCCACCGCCCCGGCGACCACGCGCTGGCCCCTGGCTTACAGCGTGTAGTGCTCAGCGACTGGGACGCCGCAGCATTACCACCCCGCGCGGAAACACTGCGTTTGTCCCACGCGGGCTTGGAACGGCTGCCCCTGGCCCCCAAGTACGAGCGATCCTGA
- a CDS encoding zinc-dependent peptidase, which translates to MPPLLNRLWSRVRATVAPVPDISATLWLQTLGRYPFLAALSLHDQSKLRALSALFLHHKQFHGAHGLVVTDAMAIDIAAQACLPLLHWGDPAKALDWYDDFVTIVLHPGEAVARRQTVDEAGVVHEHTQVLLGEAMERGPIMLSWQHIANAAENTARGHNVVVHEFVHKLDMRNGQPNGCPPLPAGFMGTRSGRAAYGAWWAAWEPAYEQFRERVILAERFGAERPWLDAYGATSQSEFFAVACEAYFVNPTRFAQEFPALMPVLDAFFKRPIITR; encoded by the coding sequence ATGCCCCCTCTCCTCAACCGGCTCTGGAGCCGTGTCCGCGCCACGGTAGCCCCAGTGCCCGACATCTCTGCCACGCTGTGGCTCCAGACCCTGGGGCGCTACCCGTTTCTGGCAGCCCTGTCGCTGCACGACCAATCCAAGCTGCGCGCCTTGAGCGCGCTGTTCCTGCATCACAAGCAATTCCATGGCGCACACGGCCTGGTGGTGACCGACGCCATGGCCATTGACATTGCGGCCCAGGCCTGCCTGCCGCTGTTGCACTGGGGCGACCCGGCCAAGGCGCTCGATTGGTATGACGATTTCGTCACCATCGTGCTGCACCCCGGAGAGGCCGTCGCACGCCGCCAGACGGTGGACGAGGCCGGCGTGGTGCACGAGCACACCCAGGTCCTGCTGGGCGAAGCCATGGAGCGCGGCCCCATCATGCTCAGCTGGCAGCACATCGCCAACGCGGCAGAGAACACGGCGCGCGGCCACAACGTGGTGGTGCACGAGTTTGTGCACAAGCTGGACATGCGCAATGGCCAGCCCAACGGCTGCCCGCCCCTGCCCGCAGGCTTCATGGGCACCCGCAGCGGCCGCGCAGCCTATGGTGCCTGGTGGGCTGCGTGGGAGCCCGCGTACGAACAGTTCCGAGAGCGGGTCATCCTGGCCGAGCGCTTTGGCGCCGAGCGCCCCTGGCTGGATGCCTATGGGGCCACCTCGCAGTCCGAATTTTTTGCGGTGGCTTGCGAAGCCTATTTCGTGAACCCGACAAGGTTCGCGCAAGAGTTCCCTGCGTTGATGCCCGTGCTGGATGCGTTTTTCAAGCGCCCGATCATCACACGCTGA
- a CDS encoding transcriptional regulator translates to MPKEAAHRSSPPTRARRRAPARSAEQIALLSQIEQVAQGLAATFAPFCEVVVHDLLDPKHAILAIHNNLSGRRIGDPTTELGLARIADPDYPQVIANYANQFSDGRQAKSTSVGIKDSSGEYIAALCLNVDLTLFRSLQSVVGQFTAIDGDTGLTESLDPAGAEAIRQRIDQFAARLSTAPRALKAAERRALLRELKDSGCMEVRRAMDVVARHLGVSRATVYGDAK, encoded by the coding sequence ATGCCAAAAGAAGCCGCCCACCGCTCCTCGCCGCCCACCCGTGCGCGCAGGCGAGCACCTGCGCGCAGCGCTGAACAGATCGCCTTGCTCAGCCAGATCGAACAGGTCGCGCAAGGCCTGGCCGCCACCTTTGCTCCGTTCTGCGAGGTGGTCGTGCACGACCTGCTGGACCCCAAACATGCCATCCTGGCCATCCACAACAACCTGTCGGGCCGCCGCATAGGCGACCCGACCACCGAGCTGGGCCTGGCACGCATTGCCGACCCCGACTACCCCCAGGTCATTGCCAACTACGCCAACCAGTTCTCTGACGGGCGCCAGGCCAAGAGCACGTCGGTGGGCATCAAGGACTCATCGGGCGAGTACATCGCAGCGCTGTGCCTGAACGTGGACCTCACCCTGTTTCGCAGCCTGCAAAGTGTGGTGGGACAGTTCACCGCCATCGACGGGGACACGGGGCTCACCGAGTCGCTGGACCCGGCCGGCGCCGAGGCCATTCGCCAGCGCATCGACCAGTTCGCGGCGCGCCTGTCCACCGCACCGCGCGCGCTCAAGGCCGCAGAGCGGCGTGCGCTATTGCGTGAGCTGAAAGACTCAGGCTGCATGGAAGTGCGCCGCGCCATGGACGTGGTGGCCCGGCATTTGGGCGTGTCACGCGCCACGGTGTACGGTGATGCCAAGTAA
- a CDS encoding threo-3-hydroxy-L-aspartate ammonia-lyase produces the protein MSSTPLALPTYDDVVAAAGRIAGHAHRTPVLTSRTINEEFGAQVFFKCENLQRMGAFKFRGAFNALARFDAAQRKAGVIAFSSGNHAQGIALAARELGIPATLVMPQDAPAAKVAATQGYGATVVFYDRYTQDREQITRDLAERNGLTLIPPYDHADVLAGQGTAAKELFEEVGPLDAFFVCLGGGGLLSGSALATRALSPHTKLYGVEPAAGNDGQQSFRSGAIVHIDTPQTIADGAQTQHLGNITFPIIERDVDDILTVTDEQLVDSMRFFAERMKLIVEPTGCLGFAAARAMRDDLKGQRVGVLISGGNVDLARFCALLAR, from the coding sequence ATGTCCTCAACGCCTCTTGCCCTGCCTACCTACGACGACGTGGTGGCCGCTGCCGGCCGCATTGCCGGCCACGCGCACCGCACACCGGTGCTCACGTCACGCACCATCAACGAAGAGTTTGGTGCGCAGGTGTTCTTCAAGTGCGAGAACCTGCAGCGCATGGGCGCCTTCAAGTTCCGCGGTGCATTCAACGCGTTGGCCCGATTCGACGCAGCGCAGCGCAAAGCGGGCGTGATCGCGTTCTCGTCGGGCAACCATGCGCAGGGCATTGCGCTGGCCGCGCGCGAGCTGGGCATTCCTGCCACCCTCGTGATGCCGCAGGACGCGCCCGCCGCCAAGGTGGCGGCCACGCAGGGCTATGGCGCCACCGTGGTGTTCTACGACCGCTACACGCAAGACCGCGAGCAGATCACGCGCGACCTGGCCGAGCGCAACGGCCTCACCTTGATCCCACCCTACGACCATGCCGATGTACTGGCGGGCCAGGGCACTGCCGCCAAGGAGTTGTTTGAAGAGGTCGGCCCGCTCGATGCGTTCTTTGTGTGCCTGGGCGGCGGTGGCCTGCTGTCGGGCTCGGCCCTGGCCACGCGCGCGCTGTCGCCCCACACCAAGCTCTATGGCGTGGAGCCTGCAGCGGGCAACGATGGCCAGCAGTCGTTTCGCAGCGGCGCCATCGTGCACATCGACACGCCGCAGACGATTGCCGACGGTGCGCAGACGCAGCACCTGGGCAACATCACCTTCCCCATCATCGAGCGTGATGTAGACGACATCCTGACCGTGACAGACGAACAGCTGGTGGACAGCATGCGCTTTTTTGCCGAGCGCATGAAGCTCATCGTGGAGCCCACGGGCTGCCTGGGTTTTGCAGCCGCGCGGGCCATGCGTGATGACCTCAAGGGCCAGCGCGTGGGCGTGCTCATCAGCGGCGGCAATGTGGACCTGGCGCGGTTTTGCGCGTTGCTGGCGCGGTGA
- the mdeB gene encoding alpha-ketoglutarate dehydrogenase: MNALTPHALLQPAPGATPDADPEETAEWRDAFLALVATEGPERARHMLQELVRVARAQRIGWHPDLNTPYVNTVAVQDQPVFPGDLAVEERVASIVRWNALAMVVRANQAYGELGGHIASYASAADLFESGFNHFFRAREGLGEGQHRGDLVFFQPHSAPGVYARAFLEGRLSEQDLMHYRQEITAPAARAQGLCSYPHPWLMPDFWQFPTGSMGIGPISSIYHARFMRYLTHRNLLNCTGRKVWGVFGDGEMDEPESMSALTLAAREGLDNLVWVVNCNLQRLDGPVRGNGRIIDELERLFAGAGWNVVKLVWGSDWDGLFARDLTGALVRTLQGTVDGQMQTFAAKDGRFNRDNFFGQSPELAALAQGMTDEQIDRLKRGGHDLVKIHAAYAAAAAHKGQPTVILAHTKKGYGMGQAGQGKMTTHSQKKLDDTDLIEFRNRFNLPLTDEQATGLAFFKPAEDSPEMRYLRSHRQNLGGYLPRRETACGALPVPSIDSYAQFALQADGKEMSTTMAFVRMLGTLLKDATLGPRIVPIVADEARTFGMANLFKQVGIYSSVGQRYAPEDIGSVLSYREALDGQILEEGISEAGAIASWTAAATSYSVHGLAMLPFYIYYSMFGFQRVGDAIWAAADQRARGFLLGATSGRTTLGGEGLQHQDGSSHLVAATIPNCKAYDPAYAGEMAVIIDAGMREMVTEQRDVFYYVTLMNENYAQPDLPADAAEGVLRGCYVFKSYSRFMDGRDSPISSQSVTLMGSGAILTEVVKAAELLAAGGVDVTVLSVTSWSQLARDGVACEQRWLAGESTPAPAWLTQQLAATRGPVIAATDYVRAVPETVRALIPEGRKYVTLGTDGFGRSDTRAALRQFFGVDASSVAHAARRALAAG, translated from the coding sequence ATGAACGCCCTCACACCCCACGCCCTGCTGCAACCAGCCCCCGGCGCCACGCCCGACGCCGACCCTGAAGAAACCGCCGAATGGCGCGATGCCTTCCTGGCGCTGGTCGCCACCGAAGGCCCCGAGCGTGCGCGGCACATGCTGCAAGAGCTGGTGCGGGTGGCGCGCGCGCAGCGCATTGGCTGGCACCCCGACCTGAACACGCCGTATGTGAACACCGTGGCGGTGCAAGACCAGCCCGTGTTCCCCGGTGACCTGGCGGTGGAAGAGCGCGTGGCCTCCATCGTGCGCTGGAACGCGCTGGCCATGGTGGTGCGTGCCAACCAGGCGTATGGCGAGCTGGGCGGGCACATTGCCAGCTACGCCAGTGCGGCCGATTTGTTTGAGAGCGGCTTCAACCACTTCTTCCGCGCCCGTGAAGGCCTGGGCGAGGGCCAGCACCGGGGCGACTTGGTGTTCTTTCAGCCGCACAGCGCGCCCGGCGTGTACGCGCGGGCATTTCTCGAAGGGCGCTTGTCTGAACAAGACCTGATGCACTACCGCCAGGAAATCACCGCGCCCGCCGCCAGGGCGCAGGGCCTGTGCAGCTACCCGCACCCGTGGCTGATGCCGGACTTCTGGCAGTTCCCCACCGGGTCGATGGGCATCGGCCCCATCAGCAGCATCTACCACGCGCGCTTCATGCGTTACCTCACACACCGCAACCTGCTCAACTGCACGGGCCGAAAAGTGTGGGGCGTGTTTGGCGATGGAGAGATGGACGAGCCCGAATCCATGAGCGCGCTGACCCTGGCCGCGCGCGAGGGGCTGGACAACTTGGTCTGGGTGGTCAACTGCAACCTGCAGCGCCTGGACGGCCCGGTGCGCGGCAATGGCCGCATCATCGACGAGCTCGAGCGCCTGTTCGCCGGTGCGGGCTGGAACGTGGTCAAGCTGGTGTGGGGCAGCGACTGGGACGGCCTGTTTGCCCGCGACCTGACGGGCGCTCTGGTGCGCACGCTGCAAGGCACGGTGGATGGGCAGATGCAGACTTTTGCGGCGAAGGACGGGCGCTTTAACCGCGACAACTTCTTTGGCCAAAGCCCTGAGCTGGCCGCGCTGGCGCAAGGAATGACGGACGAGCAGATCGACCGCTTGAAGCGCGGCGGGCACGACCTGGTGAAGATCCACGCCGCCTACGCCGCCGCTGCCGCCCACAAGGGCCAGCCCACCGTCATCCTGGCCCACACCAAAAAGGGCTACGGCATGGGCCAGGCCGGGCAGGGCAAGATGACCACGCACAGCCAGAAGAAGCTGGACGACACGGACCTCATCGAATTCCGCAACCGCTTCAACCTGCCGCTCACTGACGAGCAGGCCACGGGCCTGGCATTCTTCAAACCTGCCGAAGACAGCCCCGAGATGCGCTACCTGCGCAGCCACCGCCAGAACCTGGGCGGCTACCTGCCGCGCCGCGAGACGGCGTGCGGCGCGCTGCCCGTCCCATCCATCGATAGCTACGCGCAGTTCGCGCTGCAGGCCGATGGCAAGGAGATGAGCACCACCATGGCCTTCGTGCGCATGCTGGGCACGTTGCTCAAAGACGCCACGCTGGGCCCGCGCATCGTGCCCATCGTGGCCGACGAGGCGCGCACCTTCGGCATGGCCAATCTGTTCAAGCAGGTCGGCATCTACAGCAGCGTGGGCCAGCGTTATGCGCCCGAGGACATCGGCTCGGTGCTGAGCTACCGCGAGGCGCTGGACGGCCAGATCCTGGAAGAAGGCATCAGCGAGGCCGGCGCCATTGCAAGCTGGACGGCTGCTGCAACGAGCTACAGCGTGCACGGCCTGGCCATGCTGCCGTTCTACATCTACTACTCCATGTTCGGCTTCCAGCGCGTGGGCGACGCCATCTGGGCGGCCGCGGACCAGCGTGCGCGCGGCTTTTTGCTGGGCGCTACGTCGGGCCGCACCACACTGGGCGGCGAGGGCCTGCAGCACCAGGACGGCAGCAGCCACCTGGTGGCAGCCACCATCCCCAACTGCAAAGCCTACGACCCGGCCTATGCGGGCGAGATGGCCGTGATCATCGACGCCGGTATGCGCGAGATGGTGACCGAGCAGCGCGACGTCTTCTACTACGTCACGCTGATGAACGAGAACTACGCCCAGCCCGACCTGCCTGCCGATGCGGCAGAAGGCGTGCTGCGTGGTTGCTATGTTTTTAAGAGCTACTCGCGATTTATGGACGGGCGCGATAGCCCTATTTCATCCCAATCTGTCACCCTGATGGGCTCCGGCGCCATCCTGACCGAGGTGGTCAAGGCGGCGGAGCTGCTGGCCGCCGGAGGCGTGGATGTGACCGTGCTCAGCGTGACCAGCTGGAGCCAACTGGCCCGCGATGGTGTGGCGTGCGAACAGCGTTGGCTGGCGGGTGAATCCACGCCTGCACCCGCATGGCTGACGCAGCAGCTGGCCGCGACGCGCGGGCCGGTGATTGCCGCCACCGACTACGTGCGCGCCGTGCCCGAGACGGTGCGCGCGCTCATCCCCGAGGGCCGCAAGTATGTGACCCTGGGCACGGATGGATTTGGGCGCAGTGACACGCGTGCGGCATTGCGCCAATTTTTTGGCGTGGACGCTTCCAGCGTGGCCCACGCGGCGCGGCGCGCGCTGGCTGCTGGCTGA
- a CDS encoding Lrp/AsnC family transcriptional regulator, producing MKLDTLDLRILAELQADGSLSNVELARRVHLSPSPCLARVKALEAAGVISRYVALANAAALGLGLNVFISISLKTQSKEALADFERRIAEHDEVMECYLMSGDSDYLIRVALADIGALERFILEQLAPIPGVEKIRSSFALKQVRYKTALPLPAA from the coding sequence ATGAAACTGGATACCCTCGATTTGCGCATTCTGGCCGAGCTGCAGGCCGACGGCTCCTTGTCCAACGTGGAACTGGCACGGCGCGTACACCTGTCACCCTCGCCCTGCCTGGCGCGCGTGAAGGCGCTGGAGGCGGCAGGTGTCATCAGCCGCTATGTGGCGCTGGCCAACGCGGCGGCGCTGGGGCTGGGCCTGAATGTGTTCATCAGCATCAGCCTCAAGACGCAGAGCAAGGAAGCCCTGGCCGACTTTGAACGCCGCATTGCCGAGCACGACGAGGTGATGGAGTGCTACCTGATGAGCGGCGACAGCGACTATTTGATTCGCGTGGCGCTGGCCGACATCGGGGCGCTGGAGCGGTTCATTCTGGAGCAGCTGGCACCCATTCCGGGCGTCGAGAAAATACGGTCGAGCTTTGCGCTCAAGCAGGTGCGCTACAAGACGGCGCTGCCGCTGCCTGCGGCGTGA
- a CDS encoding DUF3014 domain-containing protein: protein MPDQDTAEFRPAPARTAPAPWLVAAVLACGVAAGAAWWFWWRPVEPPAAPPPVVSAPAAPAPEPVASAPLPEASGPQNPVDALARADSALPALAESDKRVGELLAELLGRDKVMTYLLTDGFVRRVVATVDNLGRAHAPSRMWPVPPTPQRFVVDGEADGSSNAPTTVSASNAARYTPLLAFAEAVPMEPAVALYARLYPLFQQAYEELGYPRRYFNDRLVAMLDHLLQAPEPQAPLRVKLTPVNTEVTNLRPWVRYEYADPALESLSSGQKILVRMGPANEARAKALIRDLRKRVATSEIARK, encoded by the coding sequence ATGCCCGATCAAGACACCGCCGAGTTCCGTCCCGCGCCTGCGCGCACCGCCCCCGCCCCCTGGCTCGTTGCCGCCGTGCTGGCCTGCGGGGTGGCCGCCGGTGCCGCATGGTGGTTCTGGTGGCGGCCGGTGGAGCCGCCCGCTGCACCGCCGCCGGTAGTCAGCGCGCCTGCGGCGCCTGCGCCAGAGCCCGTGGCATCAGCCCCCTTGCCGGAAGCGTCGGGCCCGCAAAACCCGGTGGATGCGCTGGCCCGCGCCGATTCAGCACTGCCTGCGCTGGCCGAGTCTGACAAACGCGTGGGCGAGTTGTTGGCCGAGCTGCTCGGGCGCGACAAGGTGATGACCTATCTGCTCACCGACGGTTTTGTGCGCCGCGTGGTGGCCACGGTAGACAACCTGGGTCGTGCCCATGCCCCATCGCGCATGTGGCCGGTGCCGCCCACGCCGCAGCGGTTTGTGGTGGATGGTGAGGCCGATGGCAGCAGCAATGCACCCACCACCGTGTCTGCCTCCAATGCCGCTCGCTACACCCCCCTGCTGGCGTTTGCCGAGGCAGTGCCCATGGAGCCCGCAGTGGCGTTGTATGCGCGCTTGTACCCGCTGTTCCAGCAAGCCTACGAAGAGCTGGGCTACCCCCGGCGTTATTTCAATGACCGACTGGTGGCGATGCTGGACCACCTGCTGCAGGCGCCAGAACCCCAGGCCCCGCTGCGGGTAAAGCTCACGCCCGTGAACACGGAAGTGACCAACTTGCGCCCGTGGGTGCGATATGAATATGCCGACCCAGCGCTCGAGTCGCTGTCCAGCGGGCAGAAGATCCTGGTGCGCATGGGCCCCGCCAACGAGGCGCGGGCCAAGGCGTTGATCCGCGACCTGCGCAAGCGCGTGGCCACGAGCGAAATCGCGCGCAAATAG
- a CDS encoding alpha/beta hydrolase: MLNLPLTFLQRPASATTPRPWLLVLMHGVGSNEQDLFSLAPQIPERFHVLSLRAPFRMGPGSHAWFDFSIEPGGERSINETQEAESRALIARTIESAAEQLGIPPERVVVGGFSQGGIMALSLLLTQPALMQAAMVWHSRLLPQVIPLAAPADALRGKQLWLSHGVHDNVIPLANALAIAHHMAPLPVTVTYREFPGAHEIRPAELTATVTWLDSLASTPTAF; encoded by the coding sequence ATGCTGAATCTACCGCTTACTTTCTTGCAACGACCCGCTTCTGCCACCACACCCCGCCCCTGGCTGCTGGTGTTGATGCACGGGGTAGGCAGCAACGAACAAGACCTGTTCAGCCTGGCGCCGCAGATCCCCGAGCGCTTTCATGTGCTGAGCCTGCGCGCACCGTTTCGGATGGGGCCGGGCTCCCATGCCTGGTTTGATTTTTCCATCGAACCCGGTGGCGAGCGCTCCATCAATGAAACCCAGGAGGCGGAAAGCCGGGCCCTGATTGCCAGGACCATCGAGTCGGCGGCCGAGCAGCTGGGTATTCCCCCCGAACGTGTGGTGGTGGGGGGCTTCAGCCAGGGCGGCATCATGGCGCTGTCGCTGCTGCTGACCCAGCCTGCGCTGATGCAGGCTGCCATGGTGTGGCACAGCCGCTTGCTGCCGCAGGTCATACCGCTTGCAGCGCCCGCTGACGCACTGCGGGGCAAGCAGCTGTGGCTGAGCCACGGCGTCCACGACAACGTGATCCCGCTGGCCAACGCGCTGGCCATCGCGCACCACATGGCGCCCCTGCCTGTGACCGTGACCTATCGCGAGTTCCCTGGCGCGCACGAGATACGCCCGGCCGAGCTGACTGCCACCGTAACGTGGCTGGATTCGCTGGCAAGCACGCCAACGGCGTTCTGA